One part of the Sorangiineae bacterium MSr11954 genome encodes these proteins:
- a CDS encoding enoyl-CoA hydratase: MNTHDMSHIVTEVADGVQRIEIRRPEKKNALTQAMYAGMAKALAEAERDRAVRVILIHGQPQIFTSGNDIADFLQHPEAATEDAPVFQFLRNLMYAKKPVLAAVTGAAIGIGTTLLLHCDYVIAGQGAEFAMPFVNLALCPEAGSSLLLPLLVGQKRASELLLFGDKFSAEEALSMGLINSVVADVDVGTHAMAKARTLAQKPRAALLATKSLLKAKLVPQIEKAMIEEAHEFGDRLASAESKEALTAFLEKRRPDYSRFQ, translated from the coding sequence ATGAATACGCACGACATGTCCCATATCGTCACCGAGGTCGCCGACGGGGTGCAGCGCATCGAGATTCGCCGCCCCGAGAAGAAGAACGCGCTCACCCAGGCCATGTACGCGGGCATGGCCAAGGCGCTGGCGGAGGCCGAGCGCGATCGCGCCGTGCGCGTCATCCTCATCCACGGCCAGCCGCAGATCTTCACCAGCGGCAACGACATCGCCGACTTCCTGCAGCACCCGGAGGCGGCCACCGAGGACGCGCCCGTCTTTCAGTTTTTGCGAAACTTGATGTACGCCAAGAAACCCGTTTTGGCGGCGGTGACCGGGGCGGCCATTGGGATCGGCACCACCCTGCTCCTTCATTGCGACTACGTCATCGCGGGCCAAGGCGCGGAGTTCGCGATGCCCTTCGTCAACTTGGCGCTGTGCCCGGAGGCCGGATCCAGCCTCCTGCTCCCGCTGTTGGTCGGGCAGAAGCGGGCCAGCGAGCTGCTCCTCTTCGGCGACAAATTTTCGGCCGAGGAGGCGCTCTCCATGGGCTTGATCAACAGCGTGGTGGCCGACGTGGACGTGGGCACGCACGCCATGGCCAAGGCCCGCACCCTGGCCCAAAAGCCGCGCGCCGCGCTGCTCGCCACCAAGTCGCTGCTCAAGGCCAAGCTCGTTCCGCAGATCGAAAAGGCGATGATCGAGGAGGCCCACGAGTTCGGCGACCGGCTGGCCTCGGCCGAATCCAAAGAGGCGCTCACCGCCTTCCTCGAGAAACGCCGCCCCGACTATTCGCGTTTTCAATGA
- a CDS encoding SDR family oxidoreductase gives MLVQQYLPKDLFRGKTVFVTGGGSGINLGVARNFAALGASLAICGRTQEKLDRAAAELAALSAHLGGKVLPVAADVRDYAALEKALGRTEAEVGPVDVLVCGAAGNFLCPAEDLSPNGFKAVIDIDLLGSFNASRAAFEQLKKTRGSILFISAGQSFMPHAFQVHVGAAKAGIDNLMKNLALEWGRYGIRSNTIVPGPIEDTEGMRRLSSPEHDTRAKGAIPLGRYGTVDEIGHAAVFLASPFAAYITGTVLSVDGGSNLIGSALWNQAVESLVPRKGSGKAPPGS, from the coding sequence ATGCTCGTTCAGCAATATCTCCCCAAGGATCTCTTCCGAGGTAAGACCGTCTTCGTGACCGGGGGTGGCAGCGGGATCAACCTCGGCGTCGCCCGCAACTTCGCGGCCCTGGGCGCGAGCTTGGCCATCTGCGGGCGCACCCAGGAGAAGCTCGATCGCGCGGCCGCCGAGCTCGCGGCGCTGAGCGCGCACCTCGGCGGCAAGGTGCTCCCGGTGGCCGCCGACGTGCGCGACTACGCGGCGCTGGAAAAGGCGCTGGGCCGCACGGAGGCGGAGGTGGGGCCGGTGGACGTCCTGGTGTGCGGCGCCGCCGGCAATTTCCTCTGCCCCGCGGAGGACTTGAGCCCCAACGGGTTCAAGGCGGTCATCGACATCGATTTGCTCGGCTCCTTCAACGCGTCGCGCGCCGCCTTCGAGCAATTGAAGAAGACGCGCGGCTCCATCCTGTTCATCTCGGCCGGCCAGTCGTTCATGCCGCACGCCTTCCAGGTGCACGTGGGGGCCGCCAAGGCGGGCATCGATAATTTGATGAAGAACCTGGCGCTCGAGTGGGGCCGCTACGGAATCCGTAGCAACACCATCGTGCCCGGGCCCATCGAGGACACAGAGGGCATGCGCCGTCTCTCGTCGCCCGAGCACGATACGCGCGCCAAGGGCGCGATCCCCCTCGGGCGGTATGGCACGGTGGACGAGATCGGTCACGCGGCGGTGTTCCTGGCGTCGCCGTTCGCCGCGTACATCACCGGCACGGTGCTCTCGGTCGACGGCGGCTCCAACTTGATCGGCTCCGCGCTGTGGAACCAAGCGGTGGAGTCCCTGGTACCGCGCAAAGGGTCGGGCAAGGCCCCGCCCGGATCCTGA
- a CDS encoding histidine phosphatase family protein yields the protein MGDILLIRHAQASFGSANYDCLSELGLEQSRLLGRWLARRGRTIDRVAMGHMQRHRQTAEAALAELPTELRGTEAPIVDAGFDEFDGDHVLTRYRPELAERSALAQHLAQSSHPYRAFQELFEGAVERWVAGQHDGEYRESWNAFRARCVLGLERLVQGAGPSRTLAVFTSGGPITAICQHLLELPDRRAFDLNWPMANSAVTALRYRPDRISLNYLNNFSHLERAGQPPIVTYR from the coding sequence ATGGGCGACATTCTTCTGATCCGGCACGCGCAAGCGTCGTTCGGCAGCGCGAACTACGATTGCCTCTCCGAGCTGGGGCTCGAGCAATCGCGCCTGCTCGGGCGCTGGCTCGCGCGCCGCGGACGCACCATCGATAGGGTGGCGATGGGCCATATGCAGCGCCATCGCCAGACCGCCGAGGCGGCCCTGGCCGAGCTGCCCACGGAGCTTCGAGGGACGGAGGCGCCCATCGTCGACGCGGGCTTCGACGAGTTCGACGGCGACCATGTCCTCACACGCTACCGGCCCGAGCTCGCCGAGCGAAGCGCGCTCGCGCAGCACCTGGCCCAGAGCTCGCACCCGTACCGCGCCTTTCAGGAGCTGTTCGAGGGCGCGGTGGAGCGCTGGGTGGCCGGCCAGCACGACGGCGAGTACCGCGAATCGTGGAACGCCTTCCGCGCCCGCTGCGTGTTGGGGCTCGAGCGCCTGGTGCAGGGCGCGGGGCCCTCGCGCACCCTCGCCGTCTTTACGTCGGGCGGCCCGATCACGGCCATCTGCCAGCACTTGCTGGAGCTGCCCGATCGGCGCGCGTTCGATCTCAATTGGCCCATGGCCAACAGCGCGGTCACCGCCCTGCGCTATCGCCCCGATCGAATCAGCCTCAATTACCTCAACAACTTTTCGCACTTGGAACGCGCGGGGCAGCCGCCGATCGTCACCTACCGATAG
- a CDS encoding SDR family NAD(P)-dependent oxidoreductase encodes MKDFHGRIAVVTGAASGIGRELALSCARAGMSVVLADVDEEGTAATGELLAPLLAPSGAAALSVRCDVSKDEQVRELSERAFERFGAVHLLFNNAGVGVLGPAWTTTAEDWQWVLGINVMGVVHGIRHFVPRMIAQNGEGHVVNTASVAGLVSVPGSSVYCVSKHAVVTLSECLHHDLRVAGSTLGVSVLCPAYVNTGIADSDRNRPQELRATNPHASEYDIILRRALLAGKLTAADVAAVTLEAIAQERFYVLPHGKIKAAIETRMRDILDDRNPTNTVPVGAKGEPR; translated from the coding sequence ATGAAAGATTTCCATGGAAGGATCGCCGTCGTGACCGGGGCCGCCAGCGGTATCGGGCGGGAGCTCGCGCTCTCGTGCGCGCGCGCCGGAATGTCGGTGGTGTTGGCCGACGTGGACGAAGAGGGGACCGCGGCCACCGGCGAGCTGCTCGCGCCTCTCCTCGCGCCCTCGGGTGCCGCAGCGCTCTCCGTGCGCTGCGACGTCTCCAAAGACGAGCAGGTTCGGGAGCTCTCGGAGCGCGCGTTCGAGCGGTTCGGCGCCGTGCATTTGCTCTTCAACAACGCCGGCGTGGGGGTGCTGGGCCCCGCGTGGACCACCACGGCGGAGGATTGGCAGTGGGTGCTCGGCATCAATGTGATGGGCGTGGTGCACGGCATCCGCCACTTCGTGCCGCGCATGATCGCGCAAAACGGGGAGGGGCACGTGGTGAACACCGCGTCGGTGGCCGGCCTGGTCTCGGTGCCCGGCAGCAGCGTCTATTGCGTGAGCAAGCACGCGGTCGTCACCCTCTCGGAGTGCCTCCACCACGATCTGCGCGTGGCCGGCTCCACCCTCGGCGTCTCCGTGCTCTGCCCGGCTTACGTCAACACGGGCATCGCCGACTCCGACCGCAATCGCCCCCAGGAGCTGCGCGCCACCAACCCGCACGCCTCCGAATACGACATCATCTTGCGCAGGGCCCTGCTCGCCGGGAAGCTCACCGCGGCCGACGTCGCCGCCGTCACCCTGGAGGCCATCGCCCAGGAGCGCTTCTACGTGCTGCCCCACGGCAAGATCAAGGCGGCCATCGAGACCCGCATGCGCGACATTTTGGATGACCGCAACCCCACGAACACCGTCCCCGTCGGCGCGAAAGGAGAGCCCCGGTGA
- a CDS encoding acyl-CoA dehydrogenase family protein, with protein sequence MNFEYSAKTQELRGRLHAFMERHIYPNERPFYEEVARGDRWQPVSILEALKEEARAEGLWNLFLPDSKRGAGLTNLEYAPLCEIMGRVIWAPEVFNCSAPDTGNMETIERYGTPEQKEQWLAPLLDGKIRSAFAMTEPLVASSDATNIESRIVPDGDHYIINGRKWWSSGASDPRCKLFIVMGQTEPEHPNRHLRQSMILVPRDAAGLTVVRNLTVFGYDDAPHGHAEVLFENVRVPAENLLLGEGRGFEIAQGRLGPGRIHHCMRLIGLAERALEDMCKRTLSRVAFGKPIAEQTVTLERIAESRILIDQARLLVLNAAYMMDTVGNKVARKEIAMIKVAAPNMACQVIDWAIQAHGAAGLSGDFTLAYNYAQARTLRFADGPDEVHRNAIGKMELAKYQM encoded by the coding sequence GTGAACTTCGAATACTCGGCCAAGACCCAGGAGCTACGCGGCCGCCTCCACGCCTTCATGGAGCGCCATATCTACCCCAACGAGAGGCCCTTCTACGAAGAGGTGGCGCGCGGCGATCGATGGCAGCCCGTCTCGATCCTGGAGGCGCTCAAAGAAGAGGCGCGCGCGGAGGGCCTCTGGAACCTCTTCCTGCCCGACTCCAAGCGCGGCGCGGGGCTCACCAACCTGGAGTACGCGCCGCTGTGCGAGATCATGGGCCGCGTGATTTGGGCGCCCGAGGTCTTCAACTGTTCGGCGCCCGACACGGGCAACATGGAGACGATCGAGCGCTATGGCACCCCCGAGCAGAAGGAGCAATGGCTCGCGCCGCTGCTCGATGGAAAGATTCGTTCCGCCTTTGCGATGACCGAGCCCCTGGTGGCCTCCAGCGACGCCACCAACATCGAGAGCCGCATCGTGCCCGATGGTGACCACTACATCATCAACGGACGGAAATGGTGGTCTTCGGGGGCCAGCGATCCGCGGTGCAAGCTGTTCATCGTGATGGGGCAGACGGAGCCCGAGCACCCCAACCGGCACCTGCGTCAATCGATGATCCTCGTGCCGCGCGACGCGGCGGGTCTGACCGTCGTGCGCAACCTCACCGTGTTCGGCTACGACGACGCACCGCACGGACACGCCGAGGTCCTGTTCGAGAACGTGCGCGTTCCGGCCGAAAACCTGCTTTTGGGCGAGGGCCGCGGCTTCGAGATCGCGCAGGGGAGGCTGGGACCGGGACGAATCCACCATTGCATGCGGCTCATCGGTTTGGCCGAGCGGGCGCTCGAGGACATGTGCAAGCGCACTTTGTCGCGTGTTGCCTTTGGCAAGCCGATTGCCGAGCAGACCGTGACCCTAGAACGGATCGCCGAGTCGCGTATTCTTATCGACCAAGCGCGTCTTTTGGTGCTGAATGCCGCTTACATGATGGATACGGTGGGGAACAAAGTCGCGCGGAAGGAAATCGCGATGATCAAGGTGGCCGCCCCCAATATGGCGTGCCAGGTGATCGATTGGGCCATCCAGGCCCATGGTGCAGCAGGTCTATCCGGCGATTTTACACTCGCCTACAATTACGCGCAGGCGCGGACCCTTCGCTTTGCCGATGGGCCGGACGAGGTGCATCGCAACGCCATCGGTAAAATGGAGTTGGCCAAGTACCAAATGTAG
- a CDS encoding long-chain fatty acid--CoA ligase, whose product MSELPWIPSYPAGLSHDHEIVRTTVWQILEDAVARWPDHPALDFMGKKRTYRELSAMVRRAANGFRALGVKPGVNVGLYLPNTPHYVVAFFGILQAGGTVVNYSPLDTEKVLAHKIEDSETDIMVTLDVKSLYPQMVQLLQSTRLRKLVVGALSEMAEAPNAVREKLEAAGHLAEIAWDDRHMTFEALLANDGHGEPTPLADAELSERVAVIQYTGGTSGQPKGAMLTHANLSVACNQYWTTARAEPRILQEGQERFLAVLPLFHIYALTVDMLFGIRMGAEIVLHARFEVEAAVRDIAAKKITVFPGVPTMFAAILHHPGIEHHDLSSLKFCGSGGAPLPREVQQRFRGLTGCLLCEGWGMTETSPTGTFTPMDREPRLGSCGLPMPGISFEFANVENPNETVPLGQRGEICVKGPNVMLGYWKNPAATATSRTKNGFFRTGDVGYMDRDGFVYIVDRTKDMLLCGGFNVYPRTIEDAIYEHPAVAEVTVIGVHDDRRGQVPKAFIKLKPGAKEPTLEELQAFLEGRVGKHEMVKAMAIRAELPKTLVGKLSKKELYEEEAKARL is encoded by the coding sequence ATGTCCGAATTACCTTGGATCCCATCGTACCCGGCCGGATTGAGCCATGACCACGAGATTGTACGTACAACCGTTTGGCAGATCCTGGAGGACGCGGTGGCGCGCTGGCCCGACCACCCCGCCCTCGACTTCATGGGAAAGAAGCGCACGTACCGGGAGCTCTCGGCCATGGTGCGGCGCGCCGCCAACGGCTTTCGCGCGCTGGGCGTAAAGCCCGGGGTGAACGTGGGTCTGTATCTGCCAAATACGCCGCACTACGTGGTGGCATTCTTCGGCATCCTCCAGGCGGGCGGCACGGTGGTGAACTACTCGCCGCTCGACACCGAGAAGGTGCTCGCGCACAAAATCGAGGACAGCGAGACCGACATCATGGTCACGCTCGACGTGAAATCCCTGTATCCGCAGATGGTGCAGCTTCTGCAGAGCACGCGGCTGCGAAAGCTGGTCGTCGGCGCCCTCTCGGAGATGGCCGAAGCCCCCAATGCCGTGCGCGAAAAGCTGGAGGCCGCGGGGCACCTGGCCGAAATCGCATGGGATGATCGGCACATGACGTTCGAGGCTTTGTTGGCCAATGATGGCCATGGCGAGCCAACGCCGCTGGCTGATGCGGAGCTCTCGGAGCGGGTGGCCGTCATCCAGTACACGGGGGGAACGAGCGGGCAGCCCAAGGGCGCGATGCTCACCCACGCCAATTTGTCGGTGGCGTGCAATCAATATTGGACGACGGCGCGCGCGGAGCCGAGAATCCTCCAGGAGGGGCAGGAGCGGTTTCTGGCGGTGCTACCCTTGTTTCATATTTACGCGCTGACCGTCGATATGCTGTTTGGCATTCGCATGGGGGCCGAGATCGTCCTGCACGCGCGCTTCGAGGTGGAGGCGGCGGTGCGCGACATCGCCGCCAAGAAGATCACCGTCTTTCCCGGCGTGCCCACCATGTTCGCGGCCATTTTGCACCACCCCGGGATCGAGCACCACGATCTGAGCTCGCTGAAATTCTGCGGCTCGGGGGGAGCGCCCTTGCCGCGCGAGGTGCAGCAGCGCTTCCGTGGCTTGACGGGCTGTCTCTTGTGCGAGGGCTGGGGCATGACGGAGACCTCGCCCACGGGCACCTTCACCCCCATGGATCGCGAGCCGCGCCTGGGGTCGTGCGGGCTGCCGATGCCGGGCATTTCGTTCGAGTTCGCCAATGTGGAAAATCCGAACGAGACGGTGCCCTTGGGGCAGCGGGGCGAGATTTGCGTCAAAGGCCCCAACGTGATGTTGGGCTATTGGAAGAACCCCGCGGCCACCGCCACCTCCCGCACCAAAAACGGATTCTTTCGCACGGGGGATGTCGGCTACATGGACCGCGACGGCTTCGTGTACATCGTCGACCGCACCAAGGACATGCTCCTCTGCGGCGGCTTCAACGTGTACCCGCGCACCATCGAGGACGCCATCTACGAGCACCCCGCGGTGGCCGAGGTCACCGTCATCGGCGTTCACGACGATCGGCGCGGGCAAGTGCCCAAGGCGTTCATCAAGCTGAAGCCGGGGGCCAAGGAGCCGACCCTGGAGGAGCTCCAGGCCTTTCTCGAGGGCCGGGTGGGCAAGCACGAGATGGTCAAGGCGATGGCCATCCGCGCGGAGCTGCCGAAGACGTTGGTGGGCAAGCTCTCCAAAAAGGAACTCTACGAGGAAGAAGCGAAAGCGAGGCTTTGA
- a CDS encoding 3-hydroxyacyl-CoA dehydrogenase NAD-binding domain-containing protein, which yields MPATHYERRGTVAVITLDNPPVNGLGHAVRLGICEGLERAEADPEVSAVVLTGAGKAFSGGADITEFKSGKQLAEPMLRSVIRALEASTKPVIAAIHAVAMGGGLELALGAHFRVAAAGAKIALPEVKLGLLPGAGGTQRLPRAIGLEAALNMIASGEPVLSEKLAGTALFDRLIDGDLVTGAVAFAEEIVREKRPLKKLRDAAVEHPNPEGFVQFARNTVAAMAKNFPAPLGCVDAVAASTEPFEVGLRKEGELFQRLMATPESRALRHLFFAERAASKIADVPPETKGRPIQRVAIVGAGTMGGGIAMCFANAGIPVTVLEAKEEALGKGLGVIRKNYESTVKKGKLPADKAEERIARIQGTLAYEDLANADLVIEAVFEDLAVKQGVFTKLDAVMKPGAILASNTSTLDLDKIAAFTKRPADIVGMHFFSPAHVMKLLEVVRGKATGKDVLATVMDVAKKIGKTAVVSGVCDGFIGNRMIERYGLQAALLLEEGALPAQVDRALERWGMAMGPFRMNDLAGNDIGWAIRKRRYVEYPEIVYSKIGDRICELGRFGQKTGKGWYRYEPGQRDAIPDPAVDELVIAYSNEIGAARRAISDEEIVARCIFALVNEGAQIVEEGIAQRASDIDVVYVSGYGFPLYRGGPMLYADEQGLPNVLSAMRRFGRTARGDRSFWEPAPLLARLAAEGRTFHG from the coding sequence ATGCCGGCTACACACTACGAGCGACGCGGCACGGTCGCCGTGATCACCCTGGATAACCCGCCCGTGAACGGCCTGGGTCACGCCGTTCGCCTGGGGATCTGCGAAGGCCTGGAGCGCGCGGAGGCCGATCCCGAGGTGTCGGCGGTGGTCCTCACGGGCGCGGGGAAGGCGTTCTCGGGCGGCGCCGACATCACCGAGTTCAAAAGCGGAAAGCAGCTCGCGGAGCCCATGTTGCGGTCCGTGATCCGGGCGCTGGAGGCGAGCACCAAGCCGGTGATCGCCGCCATTCACGCGGTGGCCATGGGCGGCGGGTTGGAGCTGGCGCTGGGTGCCCATTTTCGGGTGGCGGCCGCTGGGGCCAAAATTGCGCTGCCGGAGGTGAAGCTCGGCCTCCTCCCCGGCGCCGGCGGCACCCAGCGCTTGCCGCGCGCCATCGGGCTGGAGGCGGCGCTGAACATGATCGCCTCCGGGGAGCCGGTGCTCTCGGAGAAGCTCGCGGGCACCGCGCTGTTCGATCGGCTGATCGACGGCGACTTGGTGACCGGCGCCGTGGCGTTCGCCGAGGAAATCGTGCGCGAGAAGCGGCCCTTGAAGAAGCTGCGCGACGCGGCGGTGGAGCACCCCAACCCCGAAGGATTCGTGCAGTTTGCACGCAATACCGTCGCGGCCATGGCCAAGAACTTTCCGGCGCCGCTCGGGTGTGTGGACGCGGTGGCGGCGTCCACCGAGCCGTTCGAGGTGGGGCTGCGCAAAGAAGGGGAGCTCTTTCAGCGGCTGATGGCGACCCCCGAGTCGCGCGCCCTGCGGCACCTCTTCTTCGCGGAGCGGGCGGCGAGCAAGATCGCCGATGTTCCCCCGGAGACCAAGGGGCGGCCGATCCAGCGCGTGGCGATCGTGGGCGCGGGGACCATGGGCGGCGGCATCGCCATGTGCTTTGCCAATGCGGGCATCCCCGTCACCGTGCTGGAGGCCAAGGAAGAGGCGCTCGGAAAGGGCCTTGGCGTCATTCGCAAGAATTATGAGAGCACGGTGAAAAAGGGAAAGCTCCCGGCCGATAAGGCGGAGGAGCGGATCGCCCGAATCCAGGGTACGCTCGCGTACGAGGATCTGGCGAATGCCGACTTGGTGATCGAGGCCGTGTTCGAGGACTTGGCGGTCAAACAAGGCGTGTTTACCAAGCTGGATGCGGTGATGAAGCCGGGGGCCATCCTGGCGAGCAACACATCGACCCTCGATCTCGATAAGATTGCCGCCTTTACCAAGCGGCCGGCCGACATCGTTGGAATGCACTTCTTCAGCCCAGCCCATGTGATGAAGCTCTTGGAGGTGGTGCGCGGCAAGGCCACGGGCAAGGACGTGCTGGCCACGGTGATGGATGTGGCCAAGAAGATTGGAAAGACGGCGGTCGTGTCCGGGGTGTGCGATGGTTTCATCGGCAATCGCATGATCGAGCGCTATGGGCTGCAGGCCGCGCTTCTGCTGGAGGAAGGGGCGCTGCCCGCGCAGGTGGATCGGGCGCTGGAGCGATGGGGCATGGCGATGGGGCCATTCCGCATGAACGATCTCGCTGGAAATGACATCGGCTGGGCCATCCGCAAACGGCGCTACGTCGAATATCCGGAGATCGTGTACTCGAAAATTGGCGATCGGATTTGCGAGCTGGGTCGTTTCGGGCAGAAGACCGGAAAGGGGTGGTATCGGTACGAGCCCGGGCAGCGCGATGCGATCCCCGATCCGGCGGTGGACGAGTTGGTGATCGCGTATTCGAACGAGATCGGCGCCGCGCGTCGGGCCATATCGGACGAGGAGATCGTCGCGCGCTGCATCTTTGCGCTCGTGAACGAAGGGGCCCAGATCGTCGAGGAGGGCATTGCGCAGCGTGCGTCCGATATCGACGTCGTGTATGTCTCTGGTTACGGCTTTCCGCTGTACCGTGGCGGGCCGATGCTCTATGCGGATGAGCAAGGGCTACCGAATGTGCTCTCCGCCATGCGACGCTTCGGGCGCACGGCGCGGGGTGACCGGAGCTTCTGGGAACCGGCGCCGCTCTTGGCGCGTCTTGCGGCCGAGGGGAGGACTTTCCATGGTTGA